ACACGAGGGCGTCAAataaggttttttaaaaccttaGTCAGCATTACAGGTATTTTCGTAAAATAGAACGTTTACATTTTGCCATTTTCGTactccttttttaaaatagaataTTTTGCGTGTCTTTCTGATTCTCATTTCGGCGGCACCCAACCATAATATGGTTTTCCGAGTCGATTAGTGCTCGAACTGTGAAACTGGCAGATCACAAGCAGTAAATTAAATGTGATATCCAACGGCAACCTTTGGCAACACAGTCTAggaatatttttgcttttctttaaatttttcgtaCAGGAATTCAAGAAATATTTCAGTTACTGTACCTAAAATTTTTCGACATGATTCCAACTTACCCGTCAATAGTATGCTCAAAACCTTTCATTATTGACAAGAACTCATAATAGGGTGTCCTGAGATTTCTCATAAAGAATTATAACGACGAACGCTTCCCGAACAGCTGCAAGAAATTAAGaagtttattattttgattcgaCGACAATCTGGGACATGTGTTCTGCATGTTATTTGATACCGGAACTGATGCAGATGCTACTTCAACAGAAACTTTGCATCTGTTCTTGGTCAATAACAGAGGTCTGTTGCGTCTGTAATTTTTCCCGAATTTAAGCAAGTTGCTTGAAACACAGGTTACGTCAGTTGTACTGTAGATTCATCATTCGTGCAAAGCCGTCCGTGCAAGCCTAACAGTAATCACATTTGATGAGCTTATGCACTCGTCAAACTATAATGTCattatctttttatttgcttgatTTATACGGTTTCTTTTGCGACGCGGTCATTTTGGGCCACACAGCCAATTACAGACCGAGTTGCTCAAGGTCGAATTACATAATCTAAAATTTGTAGCCTAGGGAACCATAACTTCCAATGCTGTCAAGAGAAATCACTCCAGTCTCAAAGTACGGGTCAAGTTGGATGCTGATCACTTAGAGATGCTTAACGTGATCTCCATTCTTACCattggttttgttttgctagTGATGGTGAGCCTCTTACGACGAAAGAAAGTTAACAATTACCATTTACCACCTGGGCCAAAGCGAAATCTTATCTTTGGTAATCTGATGGATTTAATTTACTCTTCAGTGATTACTGGTGAACCATCGATCCTCAAGTTTGCCAAATGGTCTTTTCAGGTAACGTCCTTCACTTTAGTGGTTACTTCGTCACACTTTGGGCTGTATTCTCTATGTCGAAAGAACAAAATGCGATTGGCGTGCATAGAACGTGACAGTCCGATAAAACAAATAGCTCGTATCTAATGTTTTACCTGATCAGCTGGTCATTGCCACTGCACGTGCAAAATAGACACAGTAAATATGCTGCTTAAAATCGATACAGATAAAATGGCTGTCTATAACTTTTTACAagataattttgttttgactaAACCCTCTACCGATGTAATCGATAAATAACGTTGTTTCCTTTTCGAATTTATTAGTACGGACCAATATGCTACTTGCGATTTTTCAGACAACGTGTCGTTGTCATTTCAGATGCTCGAGTAGCTCAACAATTATGCATTGGGCAATCAGATAAGTTCAGTACTCGGCCACCAGGATTGTTTTTGTCCCGAGTATTAAAGGGCAAAGGTATGTTGGTTCTTCAATCTATACTTACTAACCGGTTATCAATCAGATAGCGAATGTATTTGATCTACACAGGCATCGTGTTTAATGACGGACCATCGTGGAAAGAACATCGTAATTTTATCACACACGAATTTCGAAAGTTTGGATTTGGAAACCAATCAATCGAGCAAAAAATTCAATACGTGGTTGACGAATACCTTCATCAGCTTAGCGTAAATTGAATTGTTCTATTAATAACATAAAGAAATACTTTAACGATGTTTGGGAATTCAGAAAACCAATGGCAGGGCGCACGATCCGCATGCGAATATCGCAACAGCCATTTATAACGTGATCTGGACGACCATTAGCggagaaaaattcaattgggACGATCCATTTCTGCATAAAATAATTGCCAATCTGGAAACTAATCTACAAGCTGTCGAACTTACAGGACCCCACAACTACGTAACTCTTCTCAGGTATTCAGAACATTCTAATCACATTATTCGTCTCTAATCTCTTGAAACAATTGGAATAGCATTTGGCATTTGATTTGGCACAATGCGTTCCGATTGCTGTGCATCGTTACGAAGAGAATGTTTTACTTCAAAGAATTAATTTGCAAGTACAAAAAGCATCGGAAAGAAACTACAACTTCGGACGTGGACGAATCAATGATGTACGACTACTTGGTTAAGATGCAAGGATCGAAAACTAATGGCCGATTGACCCATTTTTCCGGTACATTTTTTAACACTCACCCTCAATCATCACAgggtatttatcttttttgttttcaatccaACAGAATCGCAATTACTCTGGCTCGTATCGGATCTATTTATTGCTGGTGGTGAGACAACTGTTACCAGTTTTCGCTGGGTCTTACTTTGTTTAGCGAAATTTCCAGAAGTCCAGCAGCGTTTGCGACACGAAATTATAGAGAACTTTGGTCTTGAATCATCGCCATCGTAAttcagtttcatttttgcttctaggtttttatttattttgatttaattCATCCTTTAGTGACGTCTATGTACTCGCTTGAATAATGCAGATACTCACAGCGAACGCAGTTACCTTACTTGGAGGCATTTATTCATGAGACGCTCCGATTTAGCTGTTCGGTTCCGGGCATGTGGCGCAATACGACGCACGATGCAAAATACGAGGTAATTTCTGCATCATTCATCATATTGACGGGCAATTGACGCGAATGGACTGACGGCAATAtatttcttcctttgttttttaactgcAGAATTACGATATACCAAAGAAGACGTGGGTCCTACTCCACTTTTGGGCGATGAGTAACAACACGGCCCTTTGGAATGATGTCCAGGAATTCAGGCCAGA
The window above is part of the Daphnia carinata strain CSIRO-1 chromosome 7, CSIRO_AGI_Dcar_HiC_V3, whole genome shotgun sequence genome. Proteins encoded here:
- the LOC130685461 gene encoding cytochrome P450 2C70-like, producing the protein MLNVISILTIGFVLLVMVSLLRRKKVNNYHLPPGPKRNLIFGNLMDLIYSSVITGEPSILKFAKWSFQYGPICYLRFFRQRVVVISDARVAQQLCIGQSDKFSTRPPGLFLSRVLKGKGIVFNDGPSWKEHRNFITHEFRKFGFGNQSIEQKIQYVVDEYLHQLSKTNGRAHDPHANIATAIYNVIWTTISGEKFNWDDPFLHKIIANLETNLQAVELTGPHNYVTLLSIWHLIWHNAFRLLCIVTKRMFYFKELICKYKKHRKETTTSDVDESMMYDYLVKMQGSKTNGRLTHFSESQLLWLVSDLFIAGGETTVTSFRWVLLCLAKFPEVQQRLRHEIIENFGLESSPSYSQRTQLPYLEAFIHETLRFSCSVPGMWRNTTHDAKYENYDIPKKTWVLLHFWAMSNNTALWNDVQEFRPERFLNNDGTFCKNENFLAFSAGKRQCPGESLAKTELFLFTVGVLQKFRVALPAGQEIDVHAGQFGVTYTPPHHHLQFIPLEV